The Malus domestica chromosome 13, GDT2T_hap1 genome includes a window with the following:
- the LOC103425882 gene encoding WAT1-related protein At4g30420-like, whose product MGEGYKAVVAMIGMQCVYAALALFTRAVLVQGTSPRVFVVYRNAIATLLLAPFACLSQWRNPCRTSLGLKGFSLIFLSSLIGVTANQNAYFEGLYLSSSTIANAMANLVPAITFVFATVVGFEKVNVRRLRSNAKIIGKIICGGGAIYMTFIKGTKLLNTQLPIPPKSLLGLEGQNLTLGYLFFIVNTCCASFWVIQQKFWFLQFWVTSISAYLSLFVSGQSEISVSETGLCYDPLVSAFWKDGRLDLAIEFLDYMISDDCLPDIVNYNTILAALCKSGKADQALQIFKNFDEVGCPSNADAIVKSSCVLVKSTMGDPVFIEFKTFIHSFSHFSSLCKNSFLGFTIVHLCFFSNVLNSPNHFYTAFWMGLFGTIQSAIVTLILEHDLQVWNIHSTLEIVSGLFAGFATGLTFSVQTWCVSIRGPLFVAMFTPLCTVITTIVAAVFLHEELYLGSLVGGVAVVIGLYIVLWGKAKDQQKTKQETDPNQSRTVDQILIDDDSTEKTSCKIDLEEPLLKKEKSPFI is encoded by the exons ATGGGTGAGGGTTACAAGGCGGTGGTGGCTATGATTGGAATGCAATGCGTGTATGCAGCGCTCGC ACTTTTCACCAGAGCTGTTTTGGTACAAGGAACGAGCCCCAGGGTCTTCGTGGTCTACAGGAATGCTATAGCAACTTTGCTCCTGGCTCCTTTTGCTTGCTTATCCCAATG GAGAAATCCATGTAGGACTTCGTTGGGACTAAAGGGATTTTCTTTAATATTTCTGTCCTCTCTAATAGG gGTAACTGCCAATCAGAATGCTTATTTTGAGGGCCTGTATTTATCCTCTTCAACAATAGCAAATGCAATGGCTAATCTGGTCCCTGCGATTACCTTTGTATTTGCCACAGTAGTAGG ATTCGAGAAAGTCAATGTACGACGCTTGAGAAGTAATGCCAAGATAATTGGAAAAATCATCTGCGGTGGTGGAGCCATTTACATGACATTTATCAAAGGCACAAAGTTATTAAACACACAATTACCGATCCCACCAAAATCTCTCTTGGGTTTGGAGGGTCAGAATTTGACGCTCGGTTATCTATTTTTCATTGTAAACACTTGTTGCGCTTCGTTTTGGGTGATTCAGCAG aaaTTTTGGTTCTTGCAATTCTGGGTCACTTCGATTTCAGCTTATCTTTCACTTTTCGTTTCTGGGCAATCTGAGATCTCAGTTTCTGAAACTGGGTTGTG TTATGATCCGTTGGTTTCTGCCTTCTGGAAAGATGGGAGATTGGATTTGGCAATAGAGTTTTTGGATTACATGATATCGGATGACTGCTTGCCGGATATTGTGAACTACAATACGATATTGGCTGCGTTGTGTAAGAGTGGAAAGGCTGATCAGGCTTTGCAAATCTTCAAGAACTTCGATGAAGTGGGATGTCCTTCGAAT GCCGATGCCATTGTTAAGAGTAGTTGTGTTTTGGTAAAATCCACAATGGGCGATCCTGTG TTCATTGAGTTCAAAACCTTCATTCATTCTTTCTCAcatttctcttctctctgtAAAAATTCATTTCTTGGTTTTACAATTGTTCATCTCTGCTTCTTCTCCAATGTACTTAACAGTCCAAACCACTTTTACACAGCGTTTTGGATGGGTTTATTCGGAACCATACAATCAGCAATAGTTACTCTTATCTTAGAGCATGACCTACAGGTATGGAATATCCATTCAACTCTTGAAATTGTAAGTGGTTTATTTGCA GGATTTGCAACGGGTCTAACCTTTTCCGTTCAAACATGGTGTGTATCAATAAGAGGTCCACTCTTCGTTGCCATGTTCACGCCCCTGTGCACAGTTATTACAACCATTGTAGCTGCTGTGTTTCTGCATGAGGAATTATATTTGGGAAG CTTGGTTGGTGGTGTTGCTGTGGTAATTGGTTTATATATTGTGCTATGGGGCAAAGCCAAAGACCAACAAAAGACCAAACAAGAGACAGATCCAAATCAGAGTCGAACTGTCGACCAGATCTTAATTGATGATGACTCCACAGAGAAGACAAGTTGTAAAATTGATCTGGAAGAACCACTTCTGAAGAAAGAAAAATCGCCGTTTATTTGA
- the LOC114820563 gene encoding probable acyl-[acyl-carrier-protein]--UDP-N-acetylglucosamine O-acyltransferase, mitochondrial — translation MVHNRILSDLYDGGIGKYLCENGLHACMKDDNCCLTNYTSIHRSSKSSDITVVGNNNLIMGSCHIAHDCKIENNINFANNTLLEGHVVVEDYAHTAGAIVVHQFFHVGSFSFIGGGSVIAQDVPKYMMVAGERAVLRGLNLEGLCCNGFTATEIRSLRTTYQKIFMPADKNSRDFEEHLSAHIPVVHSIVQSIRDSFEEKQHRICKFRH, via the exons ATGGTTCATAATCGTATCCTG agtgatttatatgatggaggAATTGGAAAGTATCTGTGTGAGAATGGGTTACATGCGTGTATGAAAGATGATAATTGTTGTTTGAC AAACTATACTTCGATCCACCGATCTTCGAAGTCGAGTGATATAACAGTTGTTGGGAATAACAATCTTATCATGGGATCTTGTCATATTGCCCACGATTGCAAGATCGAAAACAACATCAATTTTGCAAATAATACATTGCTGGAAGGCCATGTTGTGGTAGAAGATTATGCTCACACTGCAGGGGCTATCGTCGTTCATCAATTTTTCCATGTTGGCTCTTTCTCATTTATTGGTGGTGGCTCTGTGATCGCACAGGATGTTCCAAAGTACATGATGGTTGCGGGAGAAAGAGCTGTGCTTCGTGGTTTAAACCTTGAAGGTCTATGCTGTAATGGATTCACAGCTACAGAGATCAGAAGCTTGAGAACAACTTACCAAAAGATATTCATGCCTGCTGATAAAAATTCCAGGGATTTTGAAGAACATCTTTCTGCTCATATACCTGTAGTCCATTCCATAGTGCAGTCTATCCGTGACTCTTTTGAAGAAAAGCAACATAGAATATGTAAATTCAGACATTGA
- the LOC103425823 gene encoding tetraspanin-8-like codes for MRVSNNLVGLLNFITFLLSIPIVWAGVWLSKQGSTECEKFLDKPVIILGVFLMLVSLAGLIGACCRVSWLLWVYLLVMFLLIVVLFAVTIFAFAVTNKGAGKVLSNRGYKEYKLGDYSQWLQKRVNSTKNWNKIKSCLIDSKVCSNFRDKYANDTIQTFYSENLSALQAGCCKPSDGCGFSYVTPISWTNNATTVSSNPDCSAWQNDEKVLCFNCQSCKAGLLDNVKSNWKKTAIVNIVFLIFLIVVYSVGCCAFRNNSRDNGYWKQ; via the exons ATGAGGGTCAGCAACAACCTGGTGGGTCTCCTCAACTTCATAACGTTCCTGCTGTCGATTCCGATCGTGTGGGCCGGAGTATGGCTGAGCAAGCAAGGCAGCACCGAGTGTGAGAAGTTCCTAGACAAGCCCGTCATCATCCTCGGCGTATTCCTGATGCTGGTGTCGCTGGCCGGCCTAATCGGCGCCTGCTGCCGGGTCTCGTGGCTGCTGTGGGTCTACCTACTGGTCATGTTCCTCCTCATCGTAGTCCTCTTCGCCGTCACCATCTTCGCCTTCGCCGTCACCAACAAAGGCGCCGGAAAAGTGCTTTCCAATAGAGGGTACAAGGAGTACAAGCTCGGGGACTACTCGCAGTGGCTGCAGAAGAGGGTTAACAGCACCAAGAACTGGAACAAGATCAAGAGCTGTCTCATTGACAGCAAGGTCTGCTCTAATTTCAGGGACAAGTATGCCAATGATACCATCCAGACCTTCTATTCTGAGAACCTGTCAGCGCTTCAG GCTGGTTGCTGTAAGCCATCGGATGGTTGTGGATTTTCCTACGTGACCCCCATATCCTGGACCAATAACGCTACCACCGTTTCCTCCAACCCTGACTGCAGTGCATGGCAGAATGATGAAAAGGTTCTGTGCTTCAACTGTCAGTCGTGCAAGGCTGGACTGCTGGACAACGTaaaaagtaattggaagaaGACGGCCATTGTCAACATTGTATTCCTTATCTTCCTCATCGTGGTGTATTCGGTTGGATGCTGCGCGTTTAGGAACAACAGCAGGGACAATGGATATTGGAAACAGTAA